TCGGTGTCCCCTACAGCGACCACGCGTTCTTCCAGCAGCGCAGCCGGACCCTGCTCAACCGCAAGAGCTCCATGCCGGAGCTGCGGGCGGCCGGGGACGAGCTGCGCGGCTACCTGGCCGACCTCGTCGCGGTCAAGCAGCGCGACGGCGGCACGGACGACCTGCTCGGCCGGCTCGCCGTCGAGCGGGTCGCGACCGGCGAGATCACCGCGCAGGAACTGGTCGGCATCTCGGTGCTGCTGCTCGTCGCCGGGCACGAGACGACCGCCAACATGATCGGCCTCGGCACCCTGGTCCTGCTGCGCCACCCCGATCAGCTCGCCCAGCTGCGGGAGCGGCCCGAGCTGATCGACGGCGCCGTCGAGGAACTGCTGCGCTACCTCACGATCGTGCGGACCGGGCTGCCCCGGCTCGCCGTCGCCGACACCGAGATCGGCGGCCAGGTCATCCGGGCGGGTGAGGGCGCGATCGCGCTGCTCTCGGCCGCCAACCGCGATCCCGAGGCGTTCGCCCGGCCGGACGAGTTCGACCTGCACCGGGCAGCCCACTCGCACATGGCCTTCGGGTTCGGCGTGCACCAGTGCATCGGGCAGCCGCTCGCCCGCAGCGAGCTGCGCATCGCCTTCGCCGAGCTGACGACGAGGCTGCCCGGCCTCGCGCTCGCCGGTGACCAGACCGATCTGGTGTTCCGCGACTCCACCGTGTTCGGGGTCGAGCGCCTGCCGGTGACCTGGTGAGCGAGGTGCCCGCGATGCGCGTCGAGGTCGACCGGGAAGCCTGCTGCGGCTCGGGCAACTGCGTGATGGCCGCGCCGGACGTCTTCGACCAGCACGAATCGGACGGGCTCGTCGTGCTGCTCCTGCCCGAGCCGCCGCCGGAGCTGCACGACGCGGTCCGCCAGGCCGTGCACCTCTGCCCGGCGGGAGCGATCACCGTGGCCGGGTGAGGCCGGCATCCGGCACTCGTCCACCCATCAGGTGTCCGATTCGGTGTGGCGGAGCCCGGCCCGCCCGTGATGGGGTGTCCTCGATGGACGTGTACCGAGGGGGATATGTGAGCCGGGTGCGTCGCGCGGTGGTCGTGGCCGTCGCAGGTGGGGCGGTCGGGGGCGCGGCGTGGTGGCCGCTGTCCCGGTGGGGATTCGGCGGCGGCAGCACCCTCGCGGCGACGCTGCTCCTCTCGCTCGGCGTGATGCTGGGGCTCGCCGTGCTCCTCCGGCGACGGCCGACCCCCGGCGACCGCGGCGCCGCCGAGCCGTCGGAGCCCGGCGGCCACCTGTTCCTCAGCTACAGCCATGCCGACGCGGCCGACTACGTGCGGCGGCTCGCGCAGGTCCTCACCGACGCGGGCGTCCTGGTGTGGTTCGACAGCCGGATCGTGTCGGGCGACCGGTGGACCCGGATGATCCAGTCGCGGATCGACTCCTGCGCGGCGGTCGTCGCGGTCATGACGCCGATGGGCGCCGAGTCCACCTGGGTGGAGCGCGAGATCACGCACGCGGAGCAGGCGGGCAAGCCGATCTTCCCGCTGCTGCTCGCCGGTCGTGGGTTCTTCAGCCTCGCCCACATCCAGTACCACGATGTCACCGGCGGGCAGCTGCCGCCGGAGGCGTTGATCGCGAAACTCCGTGCCCTGGCGCCCCTGTCCGCCGGGCCCGCTCCCATCGGGCCCCGCCCCCGTCCGCTGCGCGACCGGGTGCGGCCCTTCGGCCTGGCCGCGTCCGCGCTGCTCCTCGTGGCGTCACTCGCCGTCGTCGTGCTCTCCGTCCCCGACGCGCCGCCGCGAGACCGGGCCACGACGCCGGCGCCGAAGGGCTCGGTGTCGATGCGATCGGTGAGCCTCACCAATCACGCGGGCACGGTCTTCGGCGTGGCGTTCAGTCCGGACGGCAGGACGATGGCCTCGGCGAGCGCGGACAAGACCGTGATCGTGTGGGACGTGGCCGACCCCGCGCGACCCAGCCCGCTGGCGACCCTGCGGGGGCACACCGACACGGTGCTCTCCGTGGCGTTCAGCCCCGACCGCCGGACGATGGCCTCGGCGAGCGCGGACAAGTCGGTGATCCTCTGGGACGTCACCGATCGCGGGAAGCCGGTCCGGCTCGGTGCCGCGACCGGGCACACCGACGTGGTCTACTCCGTCGCGTTCAGCCCGGACGGCCTGACCATGGCGACGACGGGCGTCGACCGCACGGTGATCCTGTGGAACGTCGCCGCTCCGGCACAGCCGGTCCGGCTCGCGACGCTGACCGGGCACAAGGACCTCGTGTGGTCGGTGGCGTTCAGCCCGGACCGCGCGACGATGGCGACGGCCAGCACCGACAAGACGGTGATCCTCTGGGACGTCGCCAACCCCGCGAAACCGTCCCGGCTGACGACCCTCACCGGCCACGCCGCCTGGGTCTTCACGGTGGCGTTCAGCCCGGTCGGCAGCACGATGGCGACGACGAGCGGCGACAAGTCGGTGATCCTGTGGGATGTCACCGACCCGGCCCATCCGGTGCGGCGGGCCGGCCTCGCCGACCACACCAACACGGTTCTCTCGGCGGCTTTCAGCCCCGACGGCAGGCTCCTGGCCACGACGGGGTACGACAAGCTGGTGATCCTGTGGGATGTCACCAACCCGGCCGCCCCGATCCGGCGGGCGACCTTCACCGAGCACTCGAACTGGGTCGCCGCCGTGGCGTTCAGCTCGAACGGCGGGGCCCTCGCCAGCGCCGGTTACGACCAGTCGATCGTCGTGCGGAGCCCGGTCTCCTAGCCGGGGGGCGGACCACGCCTAACGGGAGCGGGCGAAGTGCGCGCCGATGATCTCGATCAGTGCGGCGTGCGTCTCGGCGTCCGCCGCCGCGACGAGACCGCCGACACCGGTGTGCAGCGGCTGGCCCTGCAGGCCGGTCACCACGCACCCGGCGGCCCGGCAGAGCGCGATCCCCGGCGCGAAGTGAACGCTGTCGCGCAGGTCGCCATCGGTGACGTACGCCGCCCGCCGCCCGGCCGCCACCCACGCCACCGCGAGCGTCGTGGAGACGACCCGGGGCTGGAACCGCGCCGTGAACGCGGGGTCGGCGAGCAGGTCGGCGGCGAGGAAGGCCGGGCTGTTGGGGACGGGCGGGTCGACGTTGATGTCGACGAGCCGCGTCACCGGTGACGGCGTGAGCGGCTCGTCCATGCCGTCGCGGCGGAGGTAGGCGGGGCCGCCGCCGGTCCAGAAGAGCTCGTCCGCGAAGGGGTCGGCGCTCGCGGCGGCGGTGATCTCCCCGCCCCAGCGCAGCGCGACGTTGACCGAGACGAGCGGCGTGCGCGCGGCGTAGTTGGCGGTGCCGCAGAGCGGGTCGACGAGCCAGGTGCGGTCGTTCGAGGTGCCGGGGGTGTGCCCGCTCTCCTCGCCGAGCACGGCGTCGCCGGGCCGGGCGCCCCGCAGCATCTCGATGATGACCTGCTCCGACTCCAGGTCGGCGGCGGTGGCGAAGTCGCCGGGCTCCTTCTCGAAGCGGGCGATCGACTCGCCGTAGAGGGCGCGGACGACGTCGGCACCCGCCTCGGCCGCGGCGATGGCGAGGTCGTGATCGGTCTGCGACATGCTATCGAGGATAGGCGACCCGCCTTGACGGGCCGCGCGTGATCGTGTTGTGGTCTGACGGTGCAACGCCTCGTGCTGTGGGACATCGACCAGACACTCGTCAGCTACGCCGGTTACGGCCGGGTGATGTATGCGGCGGCGCTGCTCCGCACCACCGGCCACGAGCTGCGGGAGATGCC
This portion of the Allocatelliglobosispora scoriae genome encodes:
- a CDS encoding toll/interleukin-1 receptor domain-containing protein, yielding MDVYRGGYVSRVRRAVVVAVAGGAVGGAAWWPLSRWGFGGGSTLAATLLLSLGVMLGLAVLLRRRPTPGDRGAAEPSEPGGHLFLSYSHADAADYVRRLAQVLTDAGVLVWFDSRIVSGDRWTRMIQSRIDSCAAVVAVMTPMGAESTWVEREITHAEQAGKPIFPLLLAGRGFFSLAHIQYHDVTGGQLPPEALIAKLRALAPLSAGPAPIGPRPRPLRDRVRPFGLAASALLLVASLAVVVLSVPDAPPRDRATTPAPKGSVSMRSVSLTNHAGTVFGVAFSPDGRTMASASADKTVIVWDVADPARPSPLATLRGHTDTVLSVAFSPDRRTMASASADKSVILWDVTDRGKPVRLGAATGHTDVVYSVAFSPDGLTMATTGVDRTVILWNVAAPAQPVRLATLTGHKDLVWSVAFSPDRATMATASTDKTVILWDVANPAKPSRLTTLTGHAAWVFTVAFSPVGSTMATTSGDKSVILWDVTDPAHPVRRAGLADHTNTVLSAAFSPDGRLLATTGYDKLVILWDVTNPAAPIRRATFTEHSNWVAAVAFSSNGGALASAGYDQSIVVRSPVS
- a CDS encoding inositol monophosphatase family protein — translated: MSQTDHDLAIAAAEAGADVVRALYGESIARFEKEPGDFATAADLESEQVIIEMLRGARPGDAVLGEESGHTPGTSNDRTWLVDPLCGTANYAARTPLVSVNVALRWGGEITAAASADPFADELFWTGGGPAYLRRDGMDEPLTPSPVTRLVDINVDPPVPNSPAFLAADLLADPAFTARFQPRVVSTTLAVAWVAAGRRAAYVTDGDLRDSVHFAPGIALCRAAGCVVTGLQGQPLHTGVGGLVAAADAETHAALIEIIGAHFARSR
- a CDS encoding cytochrome P450: MSDTLAPTHRFPFVQPNGDPLVPVPSPGSERVARITLPTGREAWLVSHHDDVRQLLRSPDFSSDFSHPLFPLLREAPLLDESRRAGFFIGMDAPDHTMFRRFLTPEFMIKAMRRLEPLIRETVVESIESMRAAGSPADLVEWFALPVPSMIICHLLGVPYSDHAFFQQRSRTLLNRKSSMPELRAAGDELRGYLADLVAVKQRDGGTDDLLGRLAVERVATGEITAQELVGISVLLLVAGHETTANMIGLGTLVLLRHPDQLAQLRERPELIDGAVEELLRYLTIVRTGLPRLAVADTEIGGQVIRAGEGAIALLSAANRDPEAFARPDEFDLHRAAHSHMAFGFGVHQCIGQPLARSELRIAFAELTTRLPGLALAGDQTDLVFRDSTVFGVERLPVTW
- a CDS encoding ferredoxin, translated to MSEVPAMRVEVDREACCGSGNCVMAAPDVFDQHESDGLVVLLLPEPPPELHDAVRQAVHLCPAGAITVAG